The sequence below is a genomic window from Anaerolineales bacterium.
GCATCTGGCTTGGGGCGAGGGCCAGCGCCCAAACCGGCACTGCTGCTCAGCCGAGGGAATGAGACTTCGGTCTCCGGACTCGCCATCGGGCCGAAAGAAGGGATGTGAGGGATGCAGATCCGCTGCCAACGATGTGGGGGCAATGTCAACATGCGCAATGAGGAAATCACCTTCGCCCTCGAAGCGCTGAAGGAGAGCGGCGGGCGTCACTACGACGCTCGCTGCCCGAGCTGCCGCCACTCCAACCGGGTGTCGCTCGAACAACTCCAGCGGGCCGCGCCGCGCCCGCCGGCAGGGGAAGAGGCTCCCAAGGGTGCCGCTTGAGATGCCCGGCGCACACCAGACTTTGATTTCGGCCGATGAGCTGCACGCCCACCTCGGGCAACCGGACTGGGCGATCCTCGACTGCCGGTTCGACTTGGCCTCGCCGGACTCGGTTGCGCAGAGCGTGTACCCTGCCGGACATATCCCCGGCGCCCACTTCGCCGATCTCGAACGCGACCTGTCTGGCCTGCCCACAGGCAGCAACGGCCGCCATCCTCTTCCAGAGCCGGGACAGCTCGTCGCCCGGTTTGGCGCCTGGGGGATCGGCCCGGCCTGCCAGGTCGTCGTGTACGATGACAACAGCGGCTACGCCGCCCGCGCCTGGTGGTGTCTGCGCTACATGGGGCACATGGCCGTGGCCGTGCTCGACGGCGGGTTGCCGGCATGGGTCGAACGCGGCCACCCCTTGCGTTCCGGCATCGAGCCTCAAGCGCCGCGCA
It includes:
- a CDS encoding sulfurtransferase, coding for MPLEMPGAHQTLISADELHAHLGQPDWAILDCRFDLASPDSVAQSVYPAGHIPGAHFADLERDLSGLPTGSNGRHPLPEPGQLVARFGAWGIGPACQVVVYDDNSGYAARAWWCLRYMGHMAVAVLDGGLPAWVERGHPLRSGIEPQAPRTFEGRPNPELVLQLQDVPSSARLLDARAPERFRGEVEPIDRVPGHIPGARSYPWATSLGSDGNHLPAAQLRRQLLTALDGVHSSAAVAYCGSGVTACNLILAMEHVGLTGMRLYPGSWSEWCSDPRRAVEIGDPQATKAD